The Muricauda sp. SCSIO 65647 genome includes a region encoding these proteins:
- a CDS encoding RagB/SusD family nutrient uptake outer membrane protein, whose translation MKSIRTYLMLTMMVLMVSCNEDFIELAPISQGNVENFFQTPEDFEAAIIGAYANLQSPDQYGSNDTRFGGSFYTMMEVRADDVANGDVSGVGFQVLEVDTFVDNTLSGIIEGAWNSTFKSIFDANIIITRIENAEFDGDLKNQYIGEARFLRALAYFNAIRLWGDVPLILEEITPQEAAELTRNTVADIYIEIENDLEFAVQNLPATFSGQEGRATSNAARALLGKVYLTQQKWAEASTVLNAIVQSGDFTLLENVGDVFAIDNELNDEIIFSIRFSNLDDVGHQGFGQPDYSALLPFYDAADARLPLLDPVMNANGTYPAKQAEDGDPPLGRDFPLMRYADVVLMLAEALNEVGYEADATAFDLLNSIRSRAGINVLSSTDLPDQQSFRDAVYLERRLELPLELQRWFDLLRQNRAIEALAEVGVTAQTYQLLYPIPLNEINVYNDESQFPQNPGY comes from the coding sequence ATGAAAAGTATACGAACATATTTGATGCTAACGATGATGGTCCTCATGGTTTCTTGCAATGAAGACTTTATTGAGCTTGCACCCATTTCACAGGGAAATGTGGAGAACTTTTTTCAGACCCCTGAAGATTTTGAAGCAGCTATAATTGGTGCGTACGCTAATTTGCAGAGTCCTGACCAGTATGGTAGCAACGATACCCGTTTTGGGGGCAGCTTTTATACGATGATGGAGGTAAGGGCCGACGATGTCGCAAATGGTGATGTTTCAGGAGTCGGATTTCAGGTTCTTGAGGTCGACACTTTTGTCGATAATACGCTGAGTGGAATAATAGAAGGGGCTTGGAACAGCACATTCAAATCAATATTCGATGCCAATATCATCATTACCAGGATCGAGAACGCTGAATTCGATGGTGATTTGAAAAATCAATATATCGGAGAGGCAAGGTTCTTGAGGGCGCTGGCCTATTTCAATGCGATAAGGTTATGGGGCGATGTGCCATTGATCTTAGAGGAAATCACTCCCCAAGAAGCCGCTGAACTTACCAGAAATACAGTGGCCGATATCTATATTGAAATTGAAAATGATCTAGAGTTTGCTGTACAAAACCTACCCGCTACATTTAGTGGTCAAGAAGGTAGGGCCACATCTAACGCGGCGAGGGCGCTCTTAGGAAAGGTTTATTTGACCCAACAGAAATGGGCAGAAGCCTCCACTGTACTTAACGCGATTGTGCAAAGTGGTGATTTCACGCTATTGGAAAATGTGGGCGATGTGTTTGCCATAGACAATGAACTGAACGATGAGATTATCTTTTCCATTCGATTTTCCAACCTAGATGATGTAGGCCACCAGGGATTTGGACAACCTGATTATTCAGCACTACTTCCTTTTTACGATGCAGCCGATGCGAGGTTACCGTTGTTGGATCCGGTCATGAACGCCAATGGAACCTATCCGGCGAAACAAGCTGAGGACGGAGATCCGCCATTGGGAAGGGACTTTCCGTTGATGCGATATGCAGATGTTGTTTTAATGCTTGCAGAAGCCTTGAACGAAGTTGGATATGAAGCGGATGCAACGGCTTTTGACCTTTTGAACAGTATCAGAAGCAGGGCCGGGATCAATGTTTTGTCAAGTACAGATCTTCCCGACCAGCAAAGCTTTCGTGATGCCGTGTACCTCGAGAGAAGGCTAGAACTTCCACTTGAGCTACAGCGATGGTTCGATTTGTTAAGACAGAATAGGGCCATTGAGGCCCTTGCCGAAGTAGGGGTGACCGCACAGACCTATCAGTTGCTTTATCCTATTCCACTGAATGAAATAAATGTGTACAATGACGAATCACAGTTTCCACAGAACCCAGGCTATTGA
- a CDS encoding SusC/RagA family TonB-linked outer membrane protein, whose amino-acid sequence MKDKTLGLTYLLMVFAYLVNAQTIGVRGVVVDKNDVPLPGASIVEKGTANGTTTDFDGNFEIRISGPEAVLTITYIGYTTEEIVVGNQTDLYVRLSQDASKLDEVVVVGYGTQRKSDVTTSVASLKAEAIQNETTTNFTEAIAGKLAGVLVRQTTGEPGGNLNIRVRGASSITAGNNPLFVVDGVPLSDETNTQTLIGGSRNGVLEQPTNPLASINQEDIESIEVLKDAAAAAIYGSRGSNGVVIITTKRGKSGDPSVSLTTRAGFSSVINKIDLLNAYEFAELHADAKNNAYLDLVPGASITDDNATRLANGQPQLRIPEELEPYLQGVEGLTDTDWQDEIFRNALNQNYTLTIQGGSSKASYFSSLNYNKQEGIVIGSEFERFSGRLNINGNLSEKIKYGIRLNPSRINQDLVNTAGFIFNEGVVASALAQAPIFPVRNPDDTFNIGILDWTFLSRNVSSEFVGNPVAIADQISDEQVTTRILGNGFLDFEFLPNLTYRITAGAESNESRRDFYRPLALEATPFFLRFSPDAVSVSTSSTNWLIENTLTYNNLFGKHSLNLLGGYTAQMESIKLTNSEGRGFANDLVPTISAASITASETFEEEWSLLSVLFRAQYAYDNKYFATVTVRSDGSSRFGSGNKWGTFPSASLGWRLSQENFLRENKTINELKLRASYGVTGNFQIPNYGSIGLLDQASYVTGNNNIVGGLSQTTSANNDLSWERTETFDIGLNASLFNNFVTLEADYYRSETSDLLLNVNVPSVSGFTNQLQNIGRVENKGFEFTLGLQKDFGDFEWQSSFNFSTNKNEVLELGPEGDPIFANGGRGLAFITEIGRPIGSYYGLKVEGIYNTEDEINQHLSTDSGTSRPGDFRFEDVNGDGRINDDDRQVIGDYQPDFTYGFSTSFKYKNVDLSIALQGVEGNEVLNTIRFYTAIPQGGINGVADLKNRWRSPEDPGNGRVPRANLRTTGNNREVSTYYLEDGSYLRIQNITLGYTVPKTLMDNLGLDHARIFLAAQNPFLFTDYTGYNPEVNSNPTNQLAQGEDIGTYPLSRTISLGLNLNF is encoded by the coding sequence ATGAAAGACAAGACTCTAGGTTTAACCTACCTTTTAATGGTTTTTGCTTATTTGGTCAATGCTCAGACCATTGGCGTAAGAGGTGTGGTCGTCGATAAAAATGATGTCCCATTGCCTGGTGCTTCCATTGTTGAAAAAGGTACCGCAAATGGTACGACTACCGATTTTGATGGCAATTTTGAGATTAGGATATCGGGGCCAGAAGCTGTTTTGACGATTACGTATATTGGCTATACCACCGAAGAGATCGTCGTTGGAAATCAAACCGATCTTTATGTTCGATTGAGCCAAGACGCCTCGAAGCTGGATGAAGTGGTGGTCGTGGGGTACGGTACCCAGCGAAAATCAGATGTCACGACTTCAGTGGCGTCCTTGAAGGCCGAGGCCATTCAAAACGAGACAACGACCAATTTTACTGAGGCCATAGCCGGTAAGTTGGCAGGGGTGCTCGTAAGACAGACCACGGGTGAACCCGGCGGAAACTTAAATATAAGGGTAAGGGGGGCTTCCTCCATAACGGCTGGCAACAATCCACTCTTTGTGGTTGACGGTGTGCCGCTCTCAGACGAGACGAATACCCAAACCTTGATCGGTGGTTCTCGAAATGGAGTTTTGGAACAACCCACAAATCCGCTGGCTTCGATCAACCAAGAGGATATTGAATCGATCGAGGTCTTAAAGGATGCTGCCGCTGCCGCCATATACGGATCCAGGGGTTCTAATGGCGTGGTGATCATAACGACAAAGCGGGGCAAGTCGGGTGACCCCAGTGTGTCATTGACCACAAGGGCCGGTTTTAGTTCGGTCATAAACAAAATCGACTTGCTGAATGCCTATGAATTTGCTGAATTGCACGCAGATGCCAAGAACAATGCCTATTTAGATTTGGTGCCAGGCGCCAGCATTACCGATGACAATGCCACACGATTGGCCAATGGGCAGCCCCAATTAAGGATTCCCGAAGAACTTGAGCCCTACTTGCAAGGTGTTGAAGGGCTTACCGATACAGACTGGCAAGATGAGATCTTCAGAAACGCCCTGAACCAGAATTATACCTTGACCATACAAGGGGGGTCTTCAAAAGCAAGCTATTTTTCATCATTGAATTACAACAAACAAGAAGGTATTGTGATAGGGTCTGAATTTGAACGTTTTTCGGGAAGATTGAACATTAATGGCAATCTATCGGAAAAGATCAAGTACGGCATTCGTTTGAACCCATCAAGAATCAATCAAGATTTGGTCAATACCGCCGGATTTATCTTTAACGAAGGGGTAGTTGCCTCAGCTTTGGCACAAGCTCCTATCTTTCCTGTGAGAAATCCTGATGATACGTTCAACATTGGAATTCTTGATTGGACTTTTTTAAGTAGAAACGTTTCGTCAGAATTTGTGGGGAACCCAGTGGCAATTGCCGATCAGATCAGTGATGAACAAGTCACCACTAGAATTTTGGGGAATGGTTTTCTTGATTTCGAATTCTTGCCCAACCTTACCTACAGGATCACCGCGGGGGCGGAATCAAATGAGAGCAGGAGGGATTTTTATCGCCCCTTGGCCTTAGAAGCCACCCCATTCTTTTTACGGTTCAGCCCCGATGCCGTTTCGGTATCGACAAGCTCGACAAACTGGCTTATTGAAAACACCTTGACGTACAATAATCTTTTTGGCAAACATAGCCTTAACCTATTGGGAGGTTATACGGCGCAAATGGAAAGTATCAAGTTGACAAATTCTGAAGGAAGGGGCTTTGCCAATGATTTGGTGCCCACTATTAGTGCGGCCAGCATCACGGCTTCTGAAACCTTTGAGGAAGAATGGTCGTTGCTTTCAGTTTTGTTCAGGGCCCAATACGCCTATGACAATAAATATTTTGCAACGGTTACCGTTCGAAGTGATGGTTCGTCTAGATTTGGAAGCGGCAATAAATGGGGAACCTTTCCATCGGCCTCACTCGGGTGGAGACTTTCACAAGAGAACTTTTTAAGGGAAAACAAGACCATTAACGAACTGAAATTAAGGGCGAGTTACGGTGTGACGGGTAACTTCCAAATTCCCAACTATGGCTCCATAGGGCTTTTGGATCAAGCAAGTTACGTCACCGGCAATAATAATATAGTTGGCGGGTTGAGCCAGACTACATCGGCTAACAACGATTTGAGTTGGGAGCGTACGGAGACATTTGACATTGGTTTAAATGCAAGTCTCTTCAACAATTTTGTCACATTGGAAGCCGACTATTATCGAAGCGAGACATCAGACCTTTTGTTAAATGTAAATGTGCCCAGTGTCTCTGGGTTTACCAACCAGTTGCAGAACATTGGCAGGGTAGAAAACAAGGGCTTTGAATTTACGTTGGGGCTCCAGAAAGATTTCGGAGACTTTGAATGGCAATCTTCTTTCAACTTTTCGACCAATAAGAATGAAGTATTGGAACTCGGGCCTGAAGGGGATCCCATTTTTGCAAATGGTGGAAGGGGCCTTGCCTTCATTACAGAAATCGGTAGGCCGATAGGGTCGTATTACGGACTTAAGGTAGAAGGCATATACAATACTGAAGATGAAATCAACCAACACTTGTCTACCGATAGCGGTACTTCCCGGCCCGGTGACTTTAGGTTTGAAGATGTCAACGGAGATGGTCGTATCAATGATGATGATAGACAGGTCATCGGAGACTACCAGCCAGACTTCACCTATGGCTTTTCCACATCGTTCAAGTATAAAAACGTTGATTTGAGCATAGCGTTGCAAGGGGTTGAAGGCAATGAAGTATTGAACACCATCCGTTTTTATACGGCGATACCCCAAGGCGGTATCAATGGGGTCGCAGACCTCAAAAATCGATGGAGGTCACCAGAAGACCCTGGAAATGGGCGTGTGCCAAGGGCCAATCTGAGAACGACCGGAAACAATAGGGAAGTTTCCACATACTATCTAGAAGATGGTTCTTACCTAAGAATTCAAAACATTACCCTTGGCTATACCGTGCCCAAAACGTTGATGGACAATCTTGGGCTTGACCATGCACGTATATTTCTTGCGGCCCAGAATCCATTTCTTTTCACTGATTATACAGGATATAATCCTGAGGTAAACAGTAATCCGACCAACCAACTCGCCCAAGGGGAGGATATCGGAACGTATCCGTTATCAAGGACTATTTCGTTGGGCCTCAACCTTAACTTTTAA
- a CDS encoding LacI family DNA-binding transcriptional regulator: MSKKASTIQSIADELGVSVSTVSRVLNGVGKKYRISEKTIDAVHEMAIKLNYVPNNIAKSLRLKKSSTIGLVIPDISNPWFAKIASKIEKETRNKGYNIFLCNSDDDIEIEKRSLSLLQNWMVDGIIIVPIGLEHEHILKVSKEGTPVVVIDRFFENVDLPYVSTNDFEGAYKATEHLIKNGHRRIACLQGIIGTSSNNQRVGGYIKALSDHGIALDENLIMGSDFGFDNGYTHAKHIIKDISKNKITAIFSTGNQITLGVLKAFKEKKVKIPGQISLVSYDEEAYSELLYTPLSTISHLEDEDLGILALKLLFDEISIISSADTPKGILLPTQLIKRESVLNISKKVQ; the protein is encoded by the coding sequence ATGAGTAAAAAAGCTTCCACCATTCAATCGATCGCAGATGAACTGGGCGTCTCAGTTTCAACAGTTTCCAGGGTTCTCAACGGGGTCGGCAAAAAATATCGAATCAGTGAAAAAACCATTGATGCGGTACATGAAATGGCCATTAAACTAAATTATGTGCCCAATAACATTGCCAAAAGCCTTCGGCTTAAAAAGTCGTCGACCATTGGCCTTGTCATACCCGATATATCGAACCCATGGTTTGCAAAAATTGCCTCTAAAATCGAAAAAGAGACCCGAAACAAAGGCTACAACATTTTTTTGTGCAATAGTGATGATGATATTGAAATTGAAAAACGATCTCTCTCATTGCTCCAGAACTGGATGGTCGATGGTATCATTATCGTACCGATCGGTCTAGAACATGAACATATTCTAAAAGTATCAAAGGAAGGGACCCCAGTGGTGGTCATCGACCGTTTTTTTGAGAATGTAGATTTGCCCTATGTTTCCACAAATGACTTTGAGGGTGCCTATAAAGCTACCGAGCATCTAATCAAAAATGGCCATAGACGGATTGCCTGCCTACAAGGTATCATCGGCACCTCATCAAACAACCAAAGGGTCGGCGGCTATATCAAGGCCCTATCTGACCACGGCATTGCATTGGATGAGAATTTGATCATGGGCTCAGATTTTGGTTTTGATAATGGCTATACCCACGCCAAGCATATCATCAAGGACATTTCAAAAAATAAGATTACCGCAATCTTTTCTACAGGTAATCAAATTACCCTTGGCGTGCTCAAGGCATTCAAAGAAAAAAAAGTGAAAATACCAGGGCAAATATCCCTTGTTTCCTATGATGAAGAAGCCTATTCAGAACTTTTGTACACCCCTTTGTCAACAATCTCGCACTTAGAGGATGAAGATTTGGGCATTTTGGCGCTAAAACTCCTTTTTGATGAAATTAGCATTATATCATCGGCCGATACTCCAAAGGGAATATTGTTGCCTACCCAATTGATCAAAAGGGAATCTGTATTGAACATTTCAAAAAAAGTTCAATAA
- a CDS encoding UDP-glucose--hexose-1-phosphate uridylyltransferase has protein sequence MNINTVPHRRYNILTGEWVLVSPHRTKRPWQGKQEKRPQLDRTKYDEHCYLCPNNVRASGVKNPNYESTYSFINDFSALLSDTKKAEYNDGLLRAKSEKGICKVICFSSDHSLTLPLMDVMAIEKVIDLWQKEYLGLGAIEDINHVQIFENKGGMMGCSNPHPHGQIWAQSSIPREAEKKTRQQKSYWDKTGGSLLQDYLLQELDKKERIVVENKDFLALVPFWAIWPYEVMIIPKKHYQNIGQLSTDEKKNFAKIIKEITTRYDNLFLTSFPYSSGIHQAPTDGSEHEEWHFHMSFYPPLLRSATVKKFMVGYEMFADPQRDITAEYAAQALRDASNVHFSLDRLTVTEIVNADEIKVSETLTDETVNSTITKQ, from the coding sequence ATGAACATCAATACCGTTCCACATAGACGTTATAACATACTGACGGGTGAGTGGGTATTGGTCTCACCACACCGAACCAAACGACCTTGGCAGGGAAAACAAGAAAAACGACCTCAACTAGACAGAACGAAATACGACGAGCACTGTTACCTCTGCCCCAACAATGTTCGGGCCAGCGGGGTCAAGAATCCCAATTATGAATCGACCTATAGTTTCATCAATGATTTCTCGGCACTCTTGTCAGATACCAAAAAGGCCGAATATAATGATGGTCTGCTCAGGGCAAAAAGTGAAAAGGGCATTTGCAAGGTAATCTGTTTCTCGTCAGACCATTCGCTGACGCTGCCTTTGATGGATGTCATGGCCATTGAAAAAGTGATCGATCTTTGGCAAAAAGAGTACCTGGGCCTTGGGGCCATTGAAGACATCAACCATGTACAGATATTTGAGAACAAGGGAGGTATGATGGGATGCAGCAACCCGCATCCGCATGGGCAGATATGGGCCCAGTCTTCGATACCGCGTGAAGCAGAAAAAAAAACGAGGCAACAAAAATCATATTGGGACAAAACCGGCGGAAGCTTGCTTCAAGATTATCTGTTACAGGAATTGGACAAAAAGGAGCGGATCGTTGTAGAAAACAAAGATTTTTTGGCTTTGGTGCCCTTTTGGGCGATATGGCCTTATGAGGTAATGATAATCCCCAAAAAACACTATCAAAACATCGGTCAACTGTCAACTGATGAAAAAAAGAATTTTGCCAAGATAATAAAAGAGATCACGACAAGATATGACAATCTGTTCCTGACCTCCTTTCCCTATTCCTCGGGCATACATCAAGCCCCGACAGATGGTAGTGAACATGAAGAATGGCACTTTCACATGTCATTCTATCCTCCGCTTCTACGCTCTGCGACGGTGAAAAAGTTCATGGTGGGCTATGAGATGTTCGCAGACCCGCAGCGCGATATCACGGCTGAATATGCTGCCCAAGCCCTGAGAGATGCGTCAAATGTTCATTTCAGTTTAGACAGATTAACGGTTACCGAGATTGTGAATGCGGATGAAATAAAAGTGTCAGAAACCTTAACAGATGAAACGGTAAACTCAACTATAACCAAACAATAA
- the galK gene encoding galactokinase, with product MKNKKTITKTQKSGFSFDLHLQVASPGRINLIGEHTDYNEGYVLPAAIDKTIIFSFSRNGSRNRCTVQSMDYDETLVIDLDHISKSTEGWHNYILGVLHEIKLKTDKVKGFHCHIESLVPVGSGISSSAALECGLAFGLNELFQLGLEKWDIIKLSQRAEHNFVGTKCGIMDQFASVMGKKDHVMLLDCKTLDFDYISMNIEPYKLLLLNTNVSHNLATGEYNTRRRQCEEGLAIVQKHFQVESSLRHVTSEMLEHCKQEMGPLLYNRCSYVVSENERVLKAVNALKKNDLKEVGRLMFETHRGLSEDYEVSCVELDFLVALAKEHEGVLGARMIGGGFGGCTLNIVQGDGMASFVEKATKAYQERFGIELSAFQTSLSNGTHILKKF from the coding sequence TTGAAGAATAAGAAAACTATTACTAAAACACAAAAATCAGGATTTTCTTTTGATTTACATCTACAAGTAGCTTCACCTGGCCGAATCAACTTGATCGGCGAGCACACTGATTATAACGAGGGCTATGTACTGCCGGCCGCGATCGACAAGACCATAATTTTCAGTTTTTCCCGCAACGGTTCCCGAAATAGGTGTACGGTACAGAGCATGGACTATGATGAGACACTTGTGATCGATTTAGACCATATTTCGAAAAGTACCGAGGGATGGCACAATTATATTCTCGGCGTGCTTCATGAAATAAAATTGAAAACCGATAAGGTCAAGGGATTCCACTGTCATATAGAAAGCCTTGTTCCCGTGGGTTCTGGTATAAGTTCATCTGCCGCCCTTGAGTGCGGACTGGCCTTTGGCCTCAACGAGCTTTTTCAATTGGGGCTCGAAAAGTGGGATATCATTAAACTTTCACAACGGGCCGAGCATAATTTCGTTGGCACAAAATGTGGCATTATGGACCAGTTTGCTTCGGTAATGGGCAAAAAAGATCATGTGATGTTGTTGGATTGCAAGACCTTGGATTTTGATTATATATCGATGAACATTGAACCCTATAAGCTATTGCTGCTCAATACCAATGTTTCGCACAATTTGGCCACAGGCGAATACAACACAAGACGCAGGCAATGTGAAGAAGGGCTTGCCATCGTTCAAAAACACTTTCAAGTAGAAAGCTCGCTTCGGCACGTGACAAGTGAGATGCTCGAGCATTGCAAGCAAGAAATGGGGCCTTTGCTTTACAATAGGTGCTCTTATGTGGTCTCAGAAAATGAAAGGGTGCTCAAAGCGGTAAATGCTTTGAAAAAAAATGACCTGAAAGAAGTGGGGCGATTGATGTTTGAGACCCATAGGGGGTTGAGCGAAGATTATGAAGTAAGTTGTGTCGAGCTTGATTTTCTGGTAGCCTTGGCCAAAGAGCACGAGGGCGTATTGGGTGCGCGTATGATAGGCGGTGGTTTTGGAGGTTGTACCCTAAACATTGTACAGGGAGATGGCATGGCCTCGTTTGTTGAAAAAGCGACCAAGGCCTACCAAGAACGATTTGGTATAGAACTTTCTGCATTTCAGACCTCGCTTAGCAATGGAACCCATATTCTCAAGAAATTTTGA
- a CDS encoding NrtR DNA-binding winged helix domain-containing protein has product MYVATDCIVFGYDSNDLKLLLFQRKLSPFKGEWSLIGTFVHLDESIAVAAERVLEQTTGLTDIFMEQTLAYGDVKRDPGYRCISIAKYALIRLDEHDKKSVEQYGAKWFSLDDLPPMILDHQQMINDALDMLKEKAKKQPVGFELLPKKFTLPQLQRLYELIYQKEIDSRNFRKKVLSLNILIKLEEKDKSNSKKGAFLYKFNSRKYNQYFTNGFNFDT; this is encoded by the coding sequence ATGTACGTAGCCACAGACTGTATAGTCTTCGGTTATGATTCAAATGATCTGAAACTACTTCTTTTTCAGCGAAAACTAAGTCCTTTCAAAGGAGAATGGTCGTTGATAGGCACCTTCGTGCACTTAGACGAAAGCATAGCCGTGGCGGCTGAAAGAGTACTTGAGCAGACCACTGGACTGACCGATATCTTCATGGAGCAAACCTTGGCCTACGGTGATGTCAAACGAGATCCGGGCTATAGATGTATTTCGATAGCCAAATATGCGCTTATCAGGCTTGATGAACACGATAAAAAGTCTGTGGAACAATATGGTGCCAAATGGTTTTCACTTGATGACCTGCCCCCAATGATACTCGATCACCAACAAATGATAAACGATGCTTTGGACATGCTCAAGGAAAAGGCAAAAAAGCAACCGGTGGGCTTTGAACTGCTACCCAAAAAATTTACACTGCCACAGCTTCAGCGACTCTATGAACTGATCTATCAAAAAGAGATCGACTCAAGAAACTTCAGAAAAAAAGTTTTGTCGCTCAACATTCTCATAAAATTGGAGGAAAAAGACAAATCAAACTCAAAAAAGGGAGCCTTTCTGTATAAGTTCAACAGTAGAAAATACAACCAATATTTTACGAACGGATTTAATTTTGATACCTGA
- a CDS encoding YybH family protein, whose protein sequence is MKTHSKTLMMMVALVPICILLLSCHGKTGEKDDLQAIKQLLSMQEEAWSNNDIDRFMEAYQQSDSITYFGSSGIRRGYQAMLNSYKERYPTKAHTGTLKFTLHDISKISEDAYWVMGEYHLTRDVGDTNGTFMIVLKRINGEWKIVGDSSC, encoded by the coding sequence ATGAAAACACATTCGAAAACGCTGATGATGATGGTGGCTTTGGTACCGATCTGCATTTTGTTGCTGTCGTGCCATGGAAAGACCGGGGAGAAAGATGACCTACAGGCCATAAAGCAGCTTTTAAGCATGCAAGAAGAAGCATGGTCAAACAACGATATTGACCGTTTTATGGAAGCCTATCAGCAATCAGACTCCATCACCTATTTTGGCAGTAGTGGTATACGAAGAGGATATCAGGCAATGCTCAACAGCTATAAGGAAAGATACCCCACCAAGGCCCATACCGGTACGTTGAAATTTACATTGCACGATATTTCAAAAATAAGCGAGGACGCCTATTGGGTGATGGGCGAATATCACTTGACCCGCGATGTCGGCGACACCAACGGCACTTTTATGATCGTATTGAAGCGCATCAACGGTGAGTGGAAAATTGTAGGGGATTCTTCATGTTGA
- a CDS encoding DUF885 family protein, translated as MRLTSTLFFRMQIIILVVLTLHSCRQGVGHDATTRLSEVIQSVGDFSLYDSKEYPLGISADSIKQRQALFAKETLGYLADIDTSQLSETDQISRQLLQFKLQNQVDAYEFNMHLNPIQADQGFHLNLNYRIKPILSRKDAVVYLNLLNDIPRFVEEHFVLMRKGVEMGISQPKIIFEGYGSTYHQHIVNDYRDSQFYAPFKRLPDVLTSGQKDSILQAAKRAIEKSVVPSFLKIKHFFEEEYLPSTREAIGVSETPRGAEFYQNRIDYYTTTDEYSAEDIHQIGLKEVARIRTEMEDIIARVDFKGSFDDFLAFLRTDEQFYAETGEELLMRARDIAKKLDAELPKFFSTLPRRPYGVKKVPDAIAPKYTGGRYSPPTGDNQPGYYLVNIFKLKSRPLYVLPSLTAHEAVPGHHLQGALNRELGDSIPQFRKNLFLSAYGEGWALYTEFLGSEMGIYTTPYEEFGKLTYEMWRACRLVVDTGIHAKGWTRQRAVEYMLGNTALSVHEVNTEIDRYIAWPGQAISYKMGEMKIRELRKRSELALGGEFDIRAFHTILLEQGTVTLPILEERVNNYIKANKK; from the coding sequence ATGCGATTGACATCGACACTTTTTTTCCGTATGCAGATTATTATTTTGGTGGTGTTGACCTTACACTCATGCCGGCAAGGGGTAGGGCACGATGCCACTACGAGGCTCTCAGAGGTCATTCAATCGGTCGGTGATTTTTCGTTATATGATAGTAAAGAATATCCATTGGGTATCAGTGCAGATAGCATAAAGCAGAGACAAGCTCTTTTTGCCAAGGAAACCTTGGGGTATTTGGCAGATATCGATACATCGCAACTTTCTGAGACGGATCAAATTTCCCGGCAATTGCTACAATTCAAATTGCAGAACCAAGTTGATGCGTATGAATTCAATATGCACTTGAACCCCATTCAGGCCGATCAGGGCTTTCATTTGAACTTGAATTACCGCATCAAGCCCATTTTGAGCCGCAAAGATGCTGTGGTTTATTTGAATTTGCTCAATGATATACCCCGTTTTGTCGAAGAGCATTTTGTGCTGATGCGCAAGGGGGTTGAAATGGGAATTTCACAACCCAAAATCATTTTTGAGGGCTACGGGAGTACCTATCACCAGCACATTGTTAATGATTATCGCGATAGCCAGTTCTATGCGCCGTTCAAGCGATTGCCTGATGTACTTACCAGCGGTCAGAAAGATTCTATCTTACAAGCCGCCAAAAGAGCGATAGAAAAAAGCGTGGTGCCCTCGTTTTTGAAGATCAAGCACTTCTTTGAAGAAGAATATCTTCCCAGCACGCGCGAGGCCATAGGGGTTTCAGAAACCCCTAGAGGGGCTGAGTTTTATCAAAATAGAATTGATTATTATACGACAACCGATGAATATTCGGCCGAAGATATCCATCAAATCGGCTTGAAGGAAGTAGCGCGTATTCGCACCGAAATGGAAGACATTATTGCCAGGGTCGATTTCAAAGGTTCATTTGATGACTTTCTGGCGTTTTTAAGAACAGACGAGCAGTTCTATGCCGAGACGGGAGAAGAGCTTTTGATGCGTGCCCGTGATATTGCCAAAAAACTGGATGCGGAGCTTCCAAAATTCTTTAGTACCCTGCCCAGACGACCCTATGGCGTGAAGAAGGTACCTGATGCCATAGCCCCGAAATACACGGGAGGTCGCTATTCCCCTCCAACCGGTGACAACCAACCGGGCTACTATTTGGTGAATATATTTAAACTAAAGAGTCGCCCACTGTATGTATTGCCCTCTTTGACCGCTCACGAGGCCGTACCGGGGCATCACCTGCAAGGGGCACTCAACAGGGAATTGGGAGACAGTATTCCACAATTCAGAAAAAATCTCTTTTTGTCTGCCTATGGTGAGGGGTGGGCACTGTATACCGAGTTTTTGGGCAGTGAAATGGGTATCTATACGACCCCTTACGAAGAGTTTGGCAAGTTGACCTATGAAATGTGGCGGGCCTGCCGTTTGGTGGTCGATACGGGCATACATGCAAAGGGATGGACACGCCAAAGGGCGGTTGAGTATATGCTCGGCAATACCGCCCTGTCGGTACATGAGGTGAATACCGAAATTGACCGTTATATCGCTTGGCCGGGTCAAGCTATCTCATATAAAATGGGCGAGATGAAGATTCGCGAATTGCGTAAAAGGTCTGAGTTGGCGTTGGGGGGTGAATTTGACATCAGGGCCTTTCATACTATTCTGCTCGAACAGGGCACCGTCACACTGCCCATTCTCGAAGAACGGGTCAACAATTATATCAAAGCGAACAAGAAATAG